A single region of the Anaerococcus urinomassiliensis genome encodes:
- a CDS encoding MATE family efflux transporter: MLDKKYYRRALSIAWPAVFESFFIALAGIIDTFMISGLGPSAVASIGLTTQPKFLALTVFFAITSAVSALVARRQGEGNREKANQTLVTSLLISMIFVVIVTVVMVAFADPILEFAGSTEETHAMAKEYFVIIILGTVFNAICWCINSAHRGAGNTQVAFVTNLVASVVNIIFNYLLIQGNLGFPALGTKGAAIATVLGTVVEMIMCFYSLSKRNSFLSFREMKKVPMKIDKTISKEIARLGINIFIEIMSMRIGFFVTALTAARLGTESFALHNVGMNLLSLSFSFGDGMSVAVITLTGNSLGAGNKDEAIIYGRACQQIGLIMSLIISAIFFIFGRSIFGLFFADKSLADQSLIIIKYLGFIVIMQVLQVIFGGSLRSAGDVKYTLAVAIVSVSIIRTAVTLVTVNFLKLGLDGIWIGILSDQISRFIGLRHRFKQGKWVDLKI; this comes from the coding sequence ATGCTTGATAAAAAATATTACCGCAGGGCCCTATCCATAGCTTGGCCAGCTGTATTTGAATCCTTTTTTATAGCTTTAGCAGGAATCATAGATACCTTTATGATTTCTGGTCTTGGACCTTCAGCTGTAGCCTCCATAGGTCTTACAACCCAGCCAAAGTTCTTGGCCCTTACTGTATTTTTTGCTATCACTAGTGCAGTATCAGCCCTAGTTGCTAGGCGTCAAGGGGAGGGAAATAGGGAAAAAGCCAACCAAACCTTGGTTACTTCCCTACTAATTTCAATGATCTTTGTAGTCATAGTGACGGTTGTTATGGTGGCATTTGCCGATCCTATCCTGGAATTTGCAGGTTCTACCGAAGAAACTCATGCTATGGCCAAAGAGTATTTTGTCATAATAATCCTTGGAACAGTTTTTAATGCCATATGCTGGTGTATAAACTCTGCCCACAGAGGTGCGGGCAATACACAAGTTGCCTTTGTAACAAACCTTGTTGCATCAGTTGTAAATATTATCTTTAACTACCTACTAATCCAAGGTAACTTAGGTTTTCCTGCTTTAGGAACAAAGGGGGCTGCTATTGCAACCGTCCTAGGAACAGTTGTAGAAATGATTATGTGCTTTTATTCCCTAAGCAAGCGCAACTCTTTCCTAAGTTTTAGAGAAATGAAAAAAGTTCCTATGAAAATTGATAAGACAATTTCTAAGGAAATCGCTAGACTTGGAATTAATATTTTTATTGAAATTATGTCAATGAGAATAGGATTTTTCGTTACAGCCCTTACTGCTGCAAGGCTTGGAACCGAAAGTTTTGCCCTCCATAATGTAGGTATGAACCTTCTAAGCTTGTCATTCTCCTTTGGAGATGGAATGAGTGTAGCAGTAATCACACTTACAGGTAATTCACTTGGAGCTGGTAACAAAGATGAGGCCATAATCTACGGCAGGGCCTGCCAGCAAATAGGTCTTATAATGAGTTTAATCATATCTGCCATATTCTTTATATTTGGTAGATCCATATTCGGACTATTCTTTGCAGATAAATCCTTGGCCGACCAAAGTCTTATCATTATCAAATACCTAGGCTTCATAGTTATAATGCAAGTCCTACAGGTTATCTTTGGTGGTTCACTAAGATCAGCAGGAGATGTAAAATACACCTTGGCAGTAGCAATTGTATCTGTATCCATAATAAGGACTGCAGTAACACTAGTTACTGTTAATTTCTTGAAATTAGGTTTAGATGGAATCTGGATAGGTATATTGTCAGACCAGATCAGTAGATTTATAGGTCTAAGACATAGGTTTAAACAAGGAAAATGGGTAGACTTGAAAATTTAG
- a CDS encoding acetyl-CoA hydrolase/transferase C-terminal domain-containing protein — protein MDYKKMYEEKLITAEKAAGMVKDGDWVDIGWCALTAKAFDEALAKRVDELHDVKIKGGVVPYKLAIGEADQTGEHFIYHSWHSSGTERSLINNNKYGAFFIPIKYSELPRYVRENGERLNVAVTQVSPMDKHGNFNFGLSTSHTMATFEMADKIILEVNENVPVALGGYQNYINIKDVDYVYEANSDMLTLGKAKFGEEELQVAEHVVGLLRDGDCLQIGIGGLPNAIGSEIAKSDLKDLGVHTEMYVDSFVDMTLAGKITGKKKNHDIGRQTYAFAAGSQELYDYIDGNEELMAVPVDYANDIDAIASLDNFVSINTAMEVDLWGQISSETVGTRHISGAGGALDFILGAYRSKGGRSIVALKSSRVDKEGKRISNIVPTFKPGTQATAVRSNTHYIATEQGIKNFKGLSTWQAAEALIELAHPDNRDELIKEAEKLGIWRLSNK, from the coding sequence ATGGATTATAAAAAAATGTATGAAGAGAAGCTAATTACAGCAGAAAAAGCTGCTGGAATGGTTAAAGATGGCGACTGGGTAGATATAGGTTGGTGTGCCCTAACAGCAAAGGCTTTCGATGAAGCTTTGGCAAAGAGAGTGGATGAACTTCACGATGTTAAGATAAAAGGTGGAGTTGTTCCTTATAAACTTGCCATAGGAGAAGCTGACCAAACAGGCGAACACTTCATCTACCATTCTTGGCATTCATCAGGAACTGAAAGAAGTCTAATAAACAATAACAAATATGGCGCTTTCTTCATTCCTATCAAATACAGTGAACTTCCAAGATATGTAAGGGAAAATGGCGAAAGACTAAATGTTGCTGTAACTCAAGTTTCACCAATGGACAAACACGGTAACTTCAACTTTGGTCTATCTACAAGCCACACAATGGCTACTTTTGAAATGGCTGACAAAATAATACTTGAAGTAAATGAGAATGTTCCAGTTGCTCTAGGTGGATATCAAAACTATATCAATATCAAAGACGTTGATTATGTTTATGAAGCAAACAGTGATATGCTAACCCTTGGTAAGGCAAAATTTGGTGAAGAAGAACTACAAGTTGCTGAGCACGTTGTGGGACTTCTAAGAGATGGTGACTGCCTACAAATTGGTATAGGTGGACTTCCAAATGCTATAGGCTCAGAAATTGCTAAATCAGACCTAAAAGACCTTGGTGTTCATACTGAAATGTATGTAGATTCCTTTGTAGATATGACATTAGCTGGCAAAATTACAGGCAAAAAGAAAAATCACGATATAGGACGTCAAACATATGCTTTTGCAGCAGGTAGCCAAGAACTTTATGACTATATAGATGGAAACGAAGAATTAATGGCAGTTCCAGTAGATTATGCCAACGATATAGATGCTATAGCATCCTTGGATAACTTTGTATCTATCAATACTGCTATGGAAGTAGACTTATGGGGACAAATTTCTTCTGAAACAGTTGGAACAAGACATATTTCTGGAGCAGGTGGAGCTCTTGACTTTATCCTAGGTGCCTATAGATCTAAGGGTGGTCGTTCAATAGTTGCCCTTAAATCTTCTAGAGTTGATAAGGAAGGTAAGAGGATATCAAATATCGTTCCTACATTTAAGCCAGGTACCCAAGCGACTGCAGTTAGAAGTAACACCCATTATATAGCTACAGAACAAGGTATCAAAAACTTCAAAGGCCTATCAACATGGCAAGCAGCAGAAGCTTTAATAGAATTAGCTCACCCAGATAATAGAGATGAACTAATAAAAGAAGCTGAAAAACTAGGTATTTGGAGACTTTCAAATAAATAA
- a CDS encoding ATP cone domain-containing protein produces the protein MSELSNIVNEYLKDKNYNIDQLSDEMDKLKIDVIKNYLDNSASEKTFVIKRSGNIEEYSFDKLIRSIKNAADENKQQLNTSDIEILIKDVEKSMKERNRKVFRTDEIKEYVKNALVNEGYSQIYDSYVHYVQNQYN, from the coding sequence ATGAGTGAATTAAGTAATATTGTAAACGAATACCTAAAAGATAAAAACTACAACATAGACCAATTATCAGATGAAATGGACAAGTTAAAAATTGATGTAATAAAAAACTACCTAGACAATTCAGCAAGTGAGAAGACATTTGTAATCAAAAGAAGCGGGAACATAGAAGAATATTCATTCGATAAGCTAATAAGATCCATAAAAAATGCTGCAGATGAAAACAAACAACAACTAAACACATCAGATATTGAAATATTGATAAAAGACGTTGAAAAAAGCATGAAAGAAAGGAATAGAAAAGTATTTAGAACAGATGAAATAAAAGAATATGTCAAAAATGCCTTAGTAAACGAAGGCTACAGCCAAATTTATGATTCTTACGTTCACTACGTACAAAATCAATACAACTAA
- a CDS encoding acetyl-CoA C-acetyltransferase: protein MEKRESVILAYARTPFGKFGGALRPLEATELGGIAIRGAIDRAGINDSDIDYVLMGNVLQAGEGQIPSRQATRAAGLDWSVPSQTINKVCASSFTAVTLADMMIRAGNIDLAIAGGMESMSNAPFASKDMRWGHRMFNVEFKDLMVTDGLWDPWYDQHMGSSAGKTAAEYKISRQEQDRWAAISQQRAEEAMEAGRLDEDIVPVEVPQRKGDPIIVDKDEQPRKGVTEETLAKLSGLFFKENTVTAGNAPATNDGASALVIASRAKAEELGIKPLATIVDTAWVSKDSPYIVDVPGESIKKLLEANDLTVDDIDVFEVNEAFAAVVNRTQQIVAIPDEKLNVNGGAIAFGHPIGATGGRIIMQLVSAMKQKNAKLGVAAICSGGAQGDAVLIRMED, encoded by the coding sequence ATGGAAAAAAGAGAAAGTGTTATACTTGCCTATGCAAGAACTCCATTTGGTAAATTTGGGGGAGCATTAAGGCCACTAGAAGCTACCGAACTTGGTGGTATTGCAATCCGTGGAGCCATTGATAGAGCTGGTATTAATGATAGTGATATAGACTATGTGCTTATGGGAAATGTTTTGCAAGCTGGTGAGGGACAAATACCATCCCGACAAGCTACAAGAGCTGCAGGTCTTGATTGGTCTGTGCCTTCACAAACAATAAATAAGGTTTGTGCATCAAGTTTTACAGCAGTAACACTTGCTGATATGATGATTCGTGCTGGCAATATAGATCTTGCAATTGCGGGTGGTATGGAATCGATGTCCAATGCACCGTTTGCAAGTAAGGATATGAGATGGGGACATAGGATGTTTAACGTAGAATTTAAGGACCTCATGGTGACTGATGGACTTTGGGACCCTTGGTATGACCAACACATGGGGTCTTCTGCAGGTAAAACAGCAGCTGAGTATAAGATAAGCAGACAAGAACAAGATAGATGGGCTGCAATAAGCCAACAAAGAGCTGAAGAAGCTATGGAAGCAGGTCGCCTAGATGAAGATATAGTTCCAGTTGAAGTTCCACAAAGAAAAGGCGATCCAATCATAGTTGACAAGGATGAACAACCTAGAAAAGGTGTAACAGAAGAAACTCTAGCAAAACTATCTGGTCTATTTTTCAAAGAAAATACCGTTACAGCTGGTAATGCTCCAGCAACAAATGATGGTGCATCAGCCCTCGTTATAGCAAGTAGAGCCAAGGCAGAAGAACTTGGAATCAAACCACTTGCAACAATTGTAGATACAGCTTGGGTATCAAAAGATTCACCATATATAGTAGATGTGCCAGGAGAATCAATCAAGAAGCTTTTAGAAGCTAATGACCTTACTGTAGACGATATTGATGTATTTGAAGTAAATGAAGCTTTTGCAGCGGTTGTAAATAGAACTCAACAAATAGTTGCAATACCAGATGAAAAACTAAATGTAAATGGTGGAGCTATTGCCTTTGGTCACCCAATAGGAGCTACAGGTGGTAGGATTATCATGCAATTAGTAAGCGCTATGAAGCAAAAAAATGCCAAATTAGGAGTTGCAGCAATATGCTCTGGTGGAGCTCAAGGTGATGCGGTTCTAATTAGAATGGAAGATTAA
- the dinB gene encoding DNA polymerase IV — protein sequence MKRVILHSDMNACYASIEAKLNPALKGIPMAVAGNPANRHGIILAKSEKAKKMGVKTGEPIWQAMSKCPNLTIVPPHYEEYLRHSKMARAIYYEYTNQVEPFGLDECYLDVTGSIHLFGSGEEIAEEIRKRMKEEIGISVSVGVSFCKIFAKLGSDMKKPDATTVISEENFRKKVWPLPVSDMVGIGPATERKLNKIGIFTLGDISQAPVNIMKNLLGVNGVYLWQYCNGMDIRPVIDRDHKEAIKSIGNSSTTRRDLNSDEEVLSVLQELSFSVSRRLREAELEAMGVEVFIRNSELQSFNFSKKINMASQSSIILVREAMELFKEKYRWAFPVRAVGIRAINLRGQGGGSQMDVFLNHEKFQKSEDVDTALYKIRKKYGKNSITFAALKRDIGLPSDMTEIVTLPSRHYNM from the coding sequence ATGAAAAGAGTAATTTTACATTCAGATATGAACGCTTGCTATGCATCCATAGAAGCAAAATTAAATCCAGCCCTTAAAGGAATCCCAATGGCTGTAGCAGGAAATCCTGCAAACCGTCATGGAATAATACTTGCCAAAAGTGAGAAGGCAAAAAAGATGGGAGTAAAGACAGGAGAGCCTATTTGGCAGGCAATGAGCAAGTGTCCTAATCTTACCATAGTTCCACCCCACTATGAAGAATATTTGAGACACTCAAAGATGGCTAGAGCCATTTACTACGAGTACACCAACCAGGTCGAGCCCTTTGGCCTTGATGAGTGCTATTTGGATGTGACAGGATCCATTCACTTATTTGGATCTGGGGAAGAAATAGCAGAAGAGATTAGAAAGAGAATGAAAGAAGAAATAGGCATAAGTGTAAGTGTTGGAGTAAGTTTTTGTAAAATTTTTGCAAAATTAGGCAGTGATATGAAAAAGCCTGACGCCACAACTGTAATAAGCGAAGAAAATTTCAGAAAAAAAGTTTGGCCACTTCCTGTTAGTGATATGGTAGGCATAGGACCTGCCACAGAGAGAAAATTAAATAAAATTGGTATATTTACTCTGGGTGATATTAGCCAGGCACCAGTTAATATTATGAAAAATTTGCTGGGGGTAAATGGTGTTTACCTATGGCAATATTGTAATGGTATGGACATAAGGCCTGTCATCGACCGTGACCACAAAGAAGCTATCAAATCCATAGGTAATAGCTCTACAACAAGAAGAGATCTAAATAGTGACGAGGAAGTCTTAAGCGTCCTCCAAGAGCTATCCTTTTCTGTCTCAAGAAGGCTTAGAGAGGCAGAACTTGAGGCCATGGGGGTTGAAGTTTTTATTAGAAATAGTGAGCTACAAAGTTTCAATTTTTCAAAAAAAATAAATATGGCAAGTCAATCGTCAATAATCTTAGTAAGGGAAGCTATGGAACTTTTCAAAGAAAAATACCGCTGGGCCTTTCCGGTCAGAGCAGTAGGTATTCGTGCCATCAACCTTAGAGGCCAGGGAGGAGGCAGCCAAATGGACGTTTTTTTAAACCATGAGAAGTTTCAAAAAAGTGAAGATGTTGATACTGCCTTATACAAGATTAGAAAAAAATATGGCAAAAACTCCATAACCTTTGCAGCCCTAAAGAGAGATATAGGGCTTCCAAGTGATATGACTGAAATAGTAACTCTACCAAGTAGGCATTATAATATGTAA
- a CDS encoding helix-turn-helix domain-containing protein, with product MTKYSTEFKMKLVKEYLEGKIGYRELAKKYNIPDKHTIRTWVNAYQSQGYDGLKVSRKNNSYTLEFKLNVVNLYLTGEMSYQSLSNNLKINNPSIIARWVNEYRKEGIEGLRPKKRGRPSKMAKTPEKSKDIKLESTSQLTNEEDNSLNEAQLKEKIKKLEEKNYWLQLENDAIKKKIELSQMTDAEIRQLLKQSKS from the coding sequence ATGACAAAATACAGCACAGAATTTAAGATGAAATTAGTAAAAGAATATCTTGAAGGAAAAATAGGATACAGAGAATTAGCAAAAAAATACAATATCCCAGACAAGCATACTATTAGAACGTGGGTTAATGCTTACCAATCCCAAGGTTATGATGGACTAAAAGTATCAAGAAAGAATAATAGTTACACTTTAGAATTTAAACTAAATGTAGTAAACTTGTATTTAACAGGAGAAATGTCCTATCAAAGCCTATCAAACAATCTTAAAATCAATAATCCATCAATAATCGCTCGATGGGTCAATGAATATAGAAAAGAAGGAATTGAAGGACTTAGACCCAAGAAGAGAGGAAGACCTTCAAAAATGGCAAAAACACCAGAGAAATCAAAAGATATAAAATTAGAATCAACATCACAATTAACCAACGAAGAAGATAATTCATTAAATGAAGCACAACTAAAAGAAAAAATAAAGAAGTTAGAAGAAAAAAACTATTGGCTTCAACTAGAAAATGATGCAATAAAAAAAAAGATAGAATTGTCTCAAATGACAGATGCAGAAATAAGACAATTGCTAAAACAATCGAAGTCTTAA
- a CDS encoding IS3 family transposase, whose product MVSNDRCRNKTIAKTIEVLRSKYKLKDLLIYFNLPKSTYMYWQKRLELPSKDKEIESKILKIRKDNPNYGYRRITAILKRSGLTINKKKVQRLVQKLKIQVKNFSRKTRKYSSYKGTVGKVADNKIKRNFKVEKPYTQITTDTTEFKYLEKDKSGNYQIKKLYLNPYLDMYNSEILSYEISKKPTLEPILKALDRAIKITNKSKEERIFHSDQGWAYQVKQYTSKLESNGIIQSMSRKGNCLDNSPMENFFGILKQEIYYGRKFYSYEHLKQTIEDFIKYYNEERIKEKLGYLSPVEYREKNVA is encoded by the coding sequence ATTGTCTCAAATGACAGATGCAGAAATAAGACAATTGCTAAAACAATCGAAGTCTTAAGAAGTAAATACAAACTTAAAGATTTGCTAATCTACTTTAACCTTCCAAAATCGACCTACATGTATTGGCAAAAAAGGCTAGAGCTGCCAAGCAAAGACAAAGAAATTGAATCAAAAATATTAAAAATCAGAAAAGACAATCCAAACTATGGCTACAGAAGGATAACAGCAATATTAAAAAGATCAGGACTAACAATAAACAAAAAGAAAGTACAAAGGTTAGTTCAAAAATTAAAAATACAAGTAAAGAACTTTTCAAGGAAAACAAGAAAATACTCATCATACAAGGGAACTGTTGGTAAAGTAGCAGACAATAAGATAAAAAGAAACTTCAAAGTAGAAAAACCATATACCCAAATAACGACAGATACAACAGAATTTAAGTATTTAGAAAAAGATAAATCAGGAAACTATCAAATAAAGAAACTCTATCTAAATCCATACCTAGATATGTACAACAGTGAAATACTAAGCTATGAAATATCAAAGAAACCAACACTAGAACCAATTCTAAAAGCCTTAGATAGAGCAATAAAAATAACTAACAAAAGCAAGGAAGAAAGAATATTTCACTCAGATCAAGGCTGGGCATATCAAGTAAAGCAGTACACATCAAAACTAGAATCCAATGGCATAATCCAATCTATGTCCAGAAAAGGAAACTGCTTGGACAACTCACCAATGGAAAACTTCTTTGGAATACTAAAACAAGAAATATATTATGGAAGAAAATTCTACTCATATGAGCACTTAAAGCAAACAATTGAAGATTTTATAAAATATTACAACGAAGAAAGAATAAAAGAAAAATTAGGATATTTAAGTCCGGTGGAATATAGAGAAAAGAATGTAGCATAA
- the rlmH gene encoding 23S rRNA (pseudouridine(1915)-N(3))-methyltransferase RlmH: protein MDIKIIAVGKIKEKFYKDAIEEYLKRMQAYNKVEIIEVADEMAAENLSEKELEQVKEKEGERILGKISKEDYVVSLEILGKQIDSIEFAKFIENEMAEGLGRNLVFIIGGSNGLAKKVSQRSNKKLSFGKMTYPHQLMRVILTEQIYRAYRIINGHPYHK, encoded by the coding sequence ATGGACATAAAAATTATAGCAGTAGGAAAAATTAAAGAAAAATTTTACAAAGATGCCATAGAAGAATACTTAAAAAGAATGCAAGCCTACAACAAGGTAGAGATAATAGAAGTAGCAGACGAAATGGCAGCAGAAAACCTATCAGAAAAAGAACTAGAACAAGTCAAAGAAAAAGAAGGGGAGCGAATACTAGGCAAAATAAGCAAAGAAGACTATGTAGTAAGCCTAGAAATTCTAGGCAAGCAAATTGACAGCATAGAATTTGCCAAATTCATAGAAAACGAAATGGCCGAAGGCTTAGGCAGAAACCTAGTATTCATAATAGGAGGCTCAAATGGCCTAGCAAAAAAAGTAAGCCAAAGATCCAACAAAAAACTATCCTTCGGAAAAATGACCTACCCCCATCAACTGATGAGAGTAATACTAACAGAACAAATATACAGGGCCTACAGGATAATAAATGGACATCCGTATCATAAGTAG
- a CDS encoding DUF2188 domain-containing protein: MAFDRRNYPNSMKNLDKVIRDKAIDIANAMLEDGYDEDNAIPIAIAQAKDWASDARKDEKEQIRKKDLKDHKKSEGKSGARLQDADVEVSYNHDKEKWQVKSKGADQVEGYYDKKQTAKKRAEEIAENRESKVITKTKEGSK, from the coding sequence ATGGCATTTGATAGAAGAAATTATCCAAACTCAATGAAAAACTTGGACAAGGTAATAAGAGATAAGGCAATAGACATTGCCAATGCTATGTTAGAAGATGGCTATGACGAAGACAATGCCATCCCCATAGCCATAGCCCAAGCCAAAGATTGGGCAAGTGATGCTAGAAAGGATGAAAAAGAGCAAATACGCAAAAAAGATTTGAAAGATCACAAGAAATCTGAAGGAAAAAGCGGAGCAAGACTCCAAGATGCCGATGTAGAAGTTTCCTACAATCACGATAAGGAAAAGTGGCAAGTCAAATCAAAGGGAGCAGATCAAGTAGAAGGCTACTATGATAAAAAGCAAACAGCTAAGAAACGAGCAGAAGAAATAGCAGAAAATCGTGAAAGCAAAGTAATAACAAAAACAAAGGAAGGATCAAAATGA
- the cls gene encoding cardiolipin synthase — MNNEYIKIMEKINGNKYVKKTKKSLLSLVFSRAGVFIFLILLQVGFMIYLYHYINIDVSLLIGGDTVLRIVIMLIILNMDSINPSYKISWFMLIAIFPSFSTAVFLLDHLSVGYRKEQKRVLDMEKVTRKLYNRDLSLVYDLKESDKDLYNYQNYFYDLGGFVTYDKTSTKYYPVGEDVFADIIEAIRGAKDFIFIEIFIISYGYMWGTILEELVKKVEEGVEVRLLFDGTNSLVRVKSNFVHEMNSLGIKCKVFSPMIPIVSTYYNNRDHRKIFVIDNEYAFTGGINLADEYINVYERFGHWKDCGIRLKGAAVESFTLMFLQMWSDSPDEVDSFARYLSKKSNPEGAGICIPFSDSPMDDEYFAKNTILTMLNNATDYVYFMTPYLILEDEIINAITNATKRGVDVRICMPHIPDKKIAFALAKSHYVHLLSNGVRIYEYTPGFCHSKVWLADGSSAFVGTINLDYRAIYLNFECGVLMKDTSAIGQIKEDFDVFFSIGSPISLEDAKNRPFVTKAVGYVAKPFATLF; from the coding sequence ATGAATAATGAATATATTAAGATAATGGAAAAAATAAACGGGAATAAGTATGTTAAAAAAACAAAAAAATCCTTGCTTTCCCTAGTATTTAGCAGAGCAGGTGTATTTATTTTTTTGATACTTCTTCAAGTAGGCTTTATGATATACCTCTACCATTACATAAATATCGACGTATCTTTATTGATAGGAGGAGATACGGTATTACGTATAGTTATAATGCTTATAATTCTAAATATGGATTCCATAAACCCTTCTTATAAAATATCTTGGTTTATGCTTATTGCAATCTTCCCAAGTTTCTCTACAGCTGTATTCTTGCTTGACCACCTCAGCGTTGGATATAGAAAAGAGCAAAAGAGAGTTTTAGACATGGAAAAAGTTACTAGAAAACTCTACAATAGAGATCTATCTTTGGTATATGACCTAAAAGAGAGTGATAAAGACTTGTATAACTACCAAAATTACTTTTATGATTTGGGTGGATTTGTCACCTATGATAAGACATCCACAAAATATTATCCAGTAGGTGAGGATGTATTTGCTGATATAATTGAGGCTATAAGAGGAGCAAAAGACTTCATATTTATAGAGATATTCATAATCTCCTACGGATATATGTGGGGAACAATCCTTGAGGAACTGGTTAAAAAAGTTGAAGAGGGAGTAGAAGTTAGGCTCTTATTTGATGGAACTAATTCTCTCGTAAGGGTTAAGTCTAATTTTGTTCACGAGATGAACTCTCTAGGAATAAAGTGCAAGGTATTTTCACCAATGATTCCAATAGTATCAACTTACTATAACAACAGGGATCACAGGAAAATATTTGTGATAGATAACGAGTACGCCTTTACCGGTGGGATAAATCTTGCTGATGAGTATATAAATGTCTATGAAAGATTTGGACATTGGAAAGACTGTGGAATAAGGCTAAAGGGAGCTGCAGTAGAATCTTTTACTTTGATGTTTTTGCAAATGTGGTCTGATTCTCCTGATGAGGTAGATAGCTTTGCTAGGTATTTGTCAAAGAAATCTAATCCAGAGGGAGCTGGCATATGTATACCATTTTCTGATAGTCCCATGGATGATGAGTATTTTGCAAAAAATACTATCTTAACTATGTTAAACAATGCTACAGACTACGTTTATTTTATGACACCATATCTAATCCTTGAAGATGAAATAATAAATGCAATCACCAATGCTACAAAAAGGGGAGTCGATGTTAGAATCTGTATGCCCCATATTCCAGATAAGAAGATAGCCTTTGCTTTGGCTAAAAGTCACTATGTACACTTATTATCAAATGGAGTTAGGATTTATGAATATACACCAGGTTTTTGCCACTCCAAAGTTTGGCTGGCTGATGGTTCAAGTGCTTTTGTAGGAACAATCAATCTAGATTACAGAGCTATATACCTAAACTTTGAGTGTGGGGTATTGATGAAAGATACAAGCGCTATAGGACAAATCAAAGAAGACTTTGATGTATTTTTCTCTATAGGAAGCCCAATAAGTCTAGAAGATGCCAAGAATAGACCTTTTGTAACTAAGGCAGTTGGATATGTGGCAAAGCCATTTGCAACTTTATTTTAA
- a CDS encoding carbohydrate kinase family protein: protein MSQILLINDFVSRGKIAGNMVDPVLSHAGHDVYFLPTALISHNFSLGNVAILDTNKYIKDCLNVWKKLDFNFDLVFIGYIENIEQKNIIVNYLKSMSDEALVILDPIMGDDGCLYPGLGDEKIQIYKEILAYADIIIPNHTEANLLDLDNFDELLENDKKYVITSIEEDNKSYTLGISDKLHRVFYEKLDAQYAGTGDLFDGLFIKHYLETSDFNLSIEKTVEDMSKILSIQNEDFKDNISIAIEAILPKIEGAYNA from the coding sequence ATGAGCCAAATATTACTTATAAATGATTTCGTATCAAGGGGTAAGATAGCCGGCAATATGGTTGATCCTGTTCTATCACATGCTGGCCATGATGTTTACTTCCTGCCCACCGCTCTGATTTCCCACAACTTTTCTTTGGGAAATGTAGCAATTCTTGATACAAATAAATACATAAAAGATTGTTTAAATGTATGGAAGAAGTTAGATTTTAACTTTGACCTTGTTTTCATTGGATATATAGAAAATATAGAGCAAAAAAATATCATAGTTAATTATCTAAAATCTATGTCCGATGAAGCCTTAGTCATCTTGGACCCTATTATGGGTGATGATGGTTGTCTTTATCCAGGACTTGGTGATGAGAAAATACAAATATACAAAGAAATCCTAGCATATGCTGATATTATTATTCCAAATCATACCGAGGCAAACTTACTAGACTTGGATAATTTTGATGAATTGCTAGAAAACGACAAGAAGTATGTCATAACAAGTATAGAAGAAGATAACAAATCCTACACTCTGGGTATTTCAGATAAGCTTCATAGAGTTTTTTATGAAAAATTAGATGCACAATACGCTGGAACTGGAGATCTTTTTGATGGATTGTTTATAAAGCATTACCTAGAAACGAGCGATTTCAATTTATCAATTGAAAAAACAGTTGAAGATATGAGCAAGATACTTAGTATACAAAATGAGGATTTTAAGGATAATATTTCAATAGCTATTGAAGCAATCCTGCCAAAGATTGAGGGAGCTTACAATGCTTGA